A genome region from Brassica oleracea var. oleracea cultivar TO1000 chromosome C2, BOL, whole genome shotgun sequence includes the following:
- the LOC106327208 gene encoding 60S ribosomal protein L35a-1: MVKGRQGERVRLYVRGTILGYKRSKSNQYPNTSLIQIEGVNTTEEVTWYKGKRMAYIYKAKTKKNGSHYRCIWGKVTRPHGNSGVVRAKFTSNLPPKSMGMRVRVFMYPSNI; the protein is encoded by the exons ATGGTGAAGGGACGCCAAGGAGAACGTGTCAG ACTCTACGTCAGGGGAACCATCTTGGGATACAAAAG GTCGAAGTCAAACCAGTACCCAAACACTAGCCTTATCCAGATCGAAGGAGTCAACACTACAGAGGAGGTGACATGGTACAAGGGAAAGAGGATGGCTTACATATACAAGGCTAAGACCAAGAAGAACGGTAGCCACTACCGCTGCATCTGGGGAAAGGTTACAAGGCCTCATGGTAACAGCGGTGTTGTCCGTGCCAAATTCACTTCCAACTTGCCTCCTAAGTCCATG GGAATGAGGGTCAGAGTCTTCATGTATCCGAGCAACATTTGA